From Geotalea uraniireducens Rf4:
CTGTCCGGTGAAAGGCCCCGATGGCGCCACCTGGAAGGAAACCAAGGGGATCGGCACCGGTATCGTCCCGGTCAATTATGCCCGCTGTATCGGTTGCGGCAAATGCGTTCCCGCCTGCCCCTATCAGGCTCGCACCATGGATGACGGCGGCTTCCACACCGCCGGCACCCCTGAGCTGCAGAAATACGAAACCTTGCCCTCCTTCGAATATGGCAAGAAGTGGCCCCGTTCCGGCAAGAACCAGCCGATCGGCAACGCCCGCAAGTGCCATTTCTGCATCCATCGTTTGGCCAACGGCATGCTTCCCATGTGCATCACCACCTGCATCGGCCGGGCTGGCTATTTCGGCGACGAGAGCGATTCAAAGAGCCTGATCGCCCAGGTAAAAAAGGCCAACAAGATTCAGATTCTCAAGGCCGGCAAGGGGACGGCGCCGCGGGTCTATTACGTGGCGAATGAGACGCTGGAGGTGCTCTATGGCAAATAACAATGACGATGACGTTTCCCGCCGCGAATTCCTGAAAAATCCGCTATCGTGGGTGGGAGTGTGTCGTTCTATGACACGAAGGTGAAAATTGATAAAGGTATGAAGTGTAGGATAAAAGATTGACTCGAAAACGGGGTCGCCAAGTGGCGGCCCTTTTTTTTACCCTGTCTTCCAGTTCGTACCATAAGGAATCCAGCTAAAGTTTTTTCAACTGTGTGACGATAGGGCTATTAAAACAACTTTATCGGGAGGGTGACATGGGTATGAAAAGAGGGGTCTCGGGTAAAAAGACGGTTTTGCTGGCAGCGGTGTTGGCGTTGGGCGTTATACATGCGGCTCAAGCAGAAACCGTAAAGCTACATGGTTCGACGACGGTGCAAAAGCGGATTATGGAGCCTGGCAAGGACGCGCTGAAAAAAGCAACAAGCATCGATCTGGTGCTGGTCGGCAACGGGACCGGCAATGGCCTTGAGGATCTGGTAAACGGCAAGTGTGACGCTTCCATGGCGTCGGAAGAGTTGGCCGATGCCGTAGCCAGCATGAAGGACGCAAGCGGCAAGGAAGCGGCTGCAGGGCTTACGCCTCATATTATTACCACCGATGTCATCAAGGTGATCGTGCACCCGTCAAATACGGTGGCCAAGCTTTCCAAGGAACAGCTCAAGGGGCTTCACAACGGCTCAATAGCCAACTGGAAGGATGCCGGCGGGACCGACCAGCCGGTAATCGTCATTACCTCTCATCTCGGTTCTGCGACGAGGAAGGTCTTCCAAAAAGAGGTCATGGACGGGACAAAATATGTGGATGGCGCCATTGAAGTGGAAACGACCCGCAAGGAGATCGACAACGTTTCCCACTTTCCGGAAGCCATAGGGGCCGTCAGCATGGGGTTCATCAATCTGCCCGGCAACAGGGAAAAGATCAAGATAGTCGAAACGCCGCAGATCAGCCGCCCTCTCATGTTGATCACAAAAGGCGAGGCTTCACCGTCAGTAAAAAAAGTCGTGGATTTTTTCAAGGGTGAAGGAAAGAAATACATTAAAGACTGACGACCGTTGGCAGGGCTCGGCTTGAAGCGCACAGCCCAGTGTCGTGCGCTGTTTTTACGCGTATCAATTCTGATCAGCAGATGGAGAAGCAACATGACGATTAAGGCAAAGCTGTATGCAAATATGCTGATTACGATTACTGGAATTCTGGTTATCGGCGGTTTCAGCCTCGCCGGGATGAAATTCGTGCAAAGCAAGCTTTCGGTTCTCACGGAACAATCAACGCCATACCAACTTAAAACCATTGACCTGCAGCGTGCTCTCCAGGAACACACATCAAGCCTGATCAAATTGGCCACGGCAACGTCAATGGCAGACTATAACGCTACAAAGAACGACGCCGAAAAAACGCTCGCAGAAATCAAGACCGTTTCCAATGATCTTGCCGGCTTCAAATCGTCTAATGGAGAGGACAGGTCGAATAGCTCTGCACAGGAATTGGAAGTGATAACCGTAGAACTGTTCAAGACCACGCAAGAGCGGTTGCTGGCTGAGGAAGCAGGTAAAGCGGCTGATGCTCTGATGAAGAAGAAGCTGCTGGACATTTCCAGGAAATTGCGCGACATGGATAACACCATGAAATCCGTACAGAAAAACTCCATGCACCAGCTTTCCAAATCCAATGACAGCGTCAAGACCATCACCCAGAAGGTAAAGAACGTGCAAGGCGCAACCAACTCATTGAATGATGTGAAAGTGGCCGTGCTGGAGGTCTCCGCAGCCGACAGCAAAACCGCCCTGGCGGTGGCCAAGAGTCATTTTACGGTTGCTTCACGCCTGGTCACTCAGAGCGTTCTTGTTAAAAACGATAAAGGGGGCGGGATTGGCAAGGAGCTTACTGAAGGGATCGGCGAAGTGACCAAGCGTGTTGCATCTTCACAGGGGCTGCTCGATCTGAAGGGCGCGATTCTCGTGACACCAGACGACGAAACAAAGAAAAAATTCAACCAAACCTTGGCGTTCGTCAATCAAAAGCTGGCGCAATTGTCGGTATTGATGGGGGACGCGGTCGAAAAATCGACGGAAGACTTTTCCTCAGAGAACACGAAATTTGACAGTTCGTTAACAGGAGCCAGTTCAGCCGGCGATATTATGGCGTCAACCAGCGACCTGATTGCTCTCGGCTCTGATGTGAGCAGGCTTATCAATGATCTCTTCAGCGCCGGCACCATACAGGAACTGGAAGCCATCAAAGCAGACCTTGTGCATAAATTCGACAATGCAAATGCCATACAGAAGAAGGTGGCGTCAGTGAGCGGCGCACGGAGAAATTCGGGGCAGACGGTGCGCCTTGCCGGCGTATCCGGCTCTTTGACCGAGATCAAGGGTCTCTTGCTGGCAAAAGATGGTGTCGCAGAAAAGCTTGCTCGGGTGTTGAAGGTGAAAACCCAGGCTCAATCACTGAACACCAAGCTGAAGGACCTGGTGGCCAAGCAGCGCGAGGAGGGAAAAAGAGGGGTTACCTCGGCACAGGCTGAACAGGAAAAAGCGGTTAAATCGGTGAACAGGGTTTTTAAGACTAATATTACGTCAGTTTCCGTCATCGCGCTCATCGTGCTGGTGCTGGGTATTGTCTTCAGTACCGGTCTGGCAAAATCGATCACCGCACCGATCAGAGAACTGACCAGCATTTCGGAAAAGTTCGGTAATGGCGACTTCAGCAGCAGTCTCGATGAAAAGCGGAAAGACGAGTTCGGTACGCTCGCAGTCCATTTTAACCAGGCTACTGCAAAGCTCAAAGAGATAACCTCCCAGATTCGGGAGGCCATCGGCAACCTTGCCTACAGCTCCAGCAGCCTCACTGCTACGGCTGAAGAATTGAGTGCCGGCGCACGGCAGCAGGCAACACAGACGGATCAGTCCGCTTCGGCCATGATCGAGATGAGCCAGACGATCCAGGATGTGGCGCGCAATGCCCATGAAACTGCTGCAGAGACAAAAAACTCCCTCACTCTGGCCAGCGACGGCCAGAAGATCGTCGGTGAAACCGTGCGCGGCATGGAAGAAATTGCTGCTTCGGTCAAGGAAACCGCTGATACCGTCAAGCTACTCGGCGAAAATTCTACCAGGATCGGCTCGGTCGTTGATGTCATAAATGAAATCGCCGACCAGACCAACCTGCTGGCGCTTAACGCGGCCATTGAGGCGGCACGGGCTGGCGAGGCCGGCAGGGGCTTTGCCGTAGTTGCCGACGAAGTGCGGAAGCTGGCCGAGAAGACCGGCGAGTCCACCAGGGAAATTGCCGAAATGGTCGCCCAGATTCAGGCCAGCACCCAGAAGTCGGTGCGCGCCATGGAAAAGGGGACCGCCAAGGTCGAGGAAGGGATGCTGCGGGCAACGGAAGCAAACCTCGCCTTGGAGTCCATCGTTGGGGCGTCTGACAAGGGTGTTGCCATGGTTCAGACCATCGCCACCGCAGCAGAAGAGCAATCGGCTGTTGCTGCTGAGGTTTCCACGAGCATGGAGCACATCGCCACGATAACCCGTTCAGCCGAAATGTCCACCGGTGAGATTACCCGTGCTGCGGAAGAACTCAACAGGCTTGCCGGCGACTTGAATCGAATGGCGGGGTGGTTCAAGATGTAGAAAAAGGAATGGGGTATTGAAGGGTTTAGAGTGGAAACGGGCTGTCGCAAGACTGCCCGTTTCCGTTTTCTAAGGTTAATAATGGTTTTTTAAATACCAACCTCGCGTTCTGCAACTTCTTCTGTTGCCTTTGCGCCTATTTTTGCTATCTTTACGTGAATCTCAATAACAGGAGGGCGTTGATGGATGAGCGTGACGATATAGAGCTTCTGGAAAATAAAGGGATTTCCCGGCGAGATTTCCTGAAAAACAGCGCGCTCATCGGCTGCGGCGCCCTGGTGGCCTCCCAGCTCGATTTTGCCCACGGCCTCATCGCCCGTGTCGAGGCGGGGGAGCTGACCCAGATGGAGGCCCTGGAGATGTTGCGGGAGGAAAGCACCCTCTATACGGTTTGCCTCAACTGCAACACCGGCTGCGGCATCAAGGTGAAGGTCCTCGACGGCGTCGCCGTCAAGGTGGACGGCAACCCGTACAACCCGTTCACCCTCCACCCCCATCTTCCCATGACCGAGGAGTTGAGCAGGGCGGCAAAGGTGGACGGCGCCATCTGTCCCAAGGGACAATCTGCCCACCAGGGGGCCTACGACCCTTACCGCATCCGCAAGGTGCTGAAGCGGGCCGGCAAGCGTGGCGATGGGAAGTGGGTCTCCGTCCCCTTTGACCAGGCCGTGTCCGAAATCGTCAACGGCGGCGCGTTGTTCGCCCATGTCCCGGGCGAAGAAAAGCGCCTGGTGACGGGGCTCAAGGATATCTACGCCATGAAGGATCCCATGGTGTTCGAGTCGATGGGGGCCGACGTGGCGCTGATCCGCAAGAAAAAAATGACGGTTGCGCAGTTTAAGGCGCGGCACGCGGCCAATCTCCACCTCCTCATCGACCCGGACCACCCGGATTTCGGGCCGCGGAACAACCAGTTCGTCTACTTCTGGGGGAGGATCAAGGGTGGGCGGAGCGACTTCGCCAAACGCTTCACCGACGGCTTCGGCACGGTCAATACCCATGGCCATACCACGGTCTGCCAGGGGTCGCTCTACTTCGCCTGCAAGGCCATGAGCGAGCAGTATGTGGGCGATACCTTCAAGGATGGCCAGAAGTTCTACTGGCAGGCCGACCAGGAGAATGCCGAATACATCCTCTTTGTCGGCGCCAACCTCTTCGACGGCAATTACGGCCCTCCCAACCGGACGCCGCGCATGACCCAGAGGCTCGTTGAGGGGAAACTGCGGATTACTGTCATCGATCCGCGTTTCACCAAGCTTGCCGCCAAGGCTCACCGCTGGGTGCCGATCAGGCCGGGCACCGATGCGGCCTTTGCCATGGGGATGACCCGCTGGATTCTGGAGAACAAGCGCTATGATGCAGTCTATCTGGCCAACGCCAACAAGGCGGGGGCTGCGAAGGACGGGGAATCCACCTGGAGCAATGCCACCTGGCTGGTGAAGATCGATAAGGACGGGAACCCCGGCGCGTTCCTCCGTGCCTCGGAGATCGGCCTGAAAGCGAAGGAGGTAAGGACGGGCAGGGATGGGAAGGAGTTCCCGTTCGAATACCTGGTGGCCATCCGGGACGGCGAGCCGACGGCCTTCGATCCCAACGACGAGCGGCTGCGGGTGAGGGGGGAGCTCTTCGTCAGCACCGAGCTCAAGGGGAAGGAGGGGCCGATCAGGGTCAAGAGCGCCTTGCAGATCATGCTGGAAACGGCCCGGGAAAAAACCATCGCCGAATATGCAAAGATCTGCGGCGTGGAGCCGGGGGTGATCGAGGCCGTGGCCAGGGAATTCACCTCCTACGGAAAGAGGGCCTGCGTCGATGTCCATCGCGGACCTGCCCAGCACACCAACGGGTTTTACGCCATCTCCTCACTGATGAACCTGAACCTGCTCGTGGGGAACTTCGACTGGAAGGGGGGGATGATCGCCGCATCGACCTTCAACACGGACGGCAGCAGGAACGAGCGGCAACCATTTAACTTCAAGAAGCTTACCCCAAAGAGCGGCAAACCGTTCGGCCTGTCCATCATTCGCCACGACGCTTTGTACGAGGAGTCGACCGTTTTCGCCGGCTACCCGGCCAAGCGCAACTGGTGGCCGCTTTCCTCGGACGTTTACGAGGAGATTCTGCCATCCATAGCCGATGCCTACCCCTATCCGATCAAGGTCCTTTTCTCCTACATGGGGAGCCCTTCCTACTCCCTTCCCGCCGGGCAGACCAATATCGCGGCCCTGACGAACCTGGAACGGGTGCCGCTCTACTTTGCCAGCGACATCACCGTAGGCACCACCACCATGTACGCCGATTATGTCTTTCCCGACCTGCACTTCCTTGAACGCTGGGAATTCCAGGGGTCCCATCCCAATATGCCGGTCAAGGTCCAGCCGGTGCGCCACCCGGTAATTGCCTCGCCCAACGAGGTGGTCCGGGTGTTCGGCGAGGAGCAGCCGATCTCCTTCGAGACGCTCTGGCTCGCCCTTGCGGAGAAACTGGGCATTCCCGGCTTCGGCAAGGACTGCTTTGCCGCCGGTCAGCATTTTACCCGTCCCGATGATTTTTATTTCCGCATGGTTGCCAACCTGGCCTATGACGGCAGGGAGCCGGTCCCCGATGCCGGGTGGAACGAGGTGGAGTTATTCATGCGGGGCCACAGGCACCTGCCGAAGAATGTCATCGACATGGCGCGAAATGAAAATCTGGGGTTGGCCAACTTGAGCAAGGCGATCCACATCCTCAACCGGGGCGGCCGTTTCGATACACAGGAAGCCTCCTACAAGGGGGAGTACGCGGCAAACAGGTACGGCCGGCTGATAAACCTCTACCAGGAGAAAACCAGCAAGGTGAAGGACGCCTTTACCGGCAGGCATTTCCATGGCATGGCACGCTACGAGCCTGTTGCCGATACGCTCGGCAACGAGCCGACTCTTCTTTCAAAAGGGTACGACCTACACCTCATAACCCAGCGGGATGTGAGGATGACCAAGAGCCGGACCGTCACCAACCAGTACCTGACCGAACTCATGCCGGGAAACGGCATCATCGTCAACACGAGGGATGCCAGGCGATTGGGGTTGAAGAACGGACAAATGGTAAAGGTGGTGTCGGCGAGCAACCCCGCCGGGGAGTGGGACCTGGGCAACGGTGTGAAAAAGCCGATGATCGGCAAGGTGCAGATCACGGAGACCATCCGGCCCGGCGTCGTCACCTTTACCCTCGGCCACGGCAACTGGGCCACCGGTGCCGCAGACGTGACCATCGACGGTACGCTGATCAAGGGGGATCCGCGCCGGGGCGGGGGTGTCCATGCCAATGCCGCCATGTGGATCGATCCGCACCTGAAGAACACCTGCATGATCGACAAGGTGGGGGGGAGCGTTTCCTTCTACGATACGATGGTGCGGCTGGTGAAGGTCTAGGAGCCTGTCGGACTTAGGAATGAATCTACTGCGAGAATGGCAAATCGGTCCATATCTCCGGAAATTTTCGACGAATAGGTCCACTATTAGCTCTCAAATTTCCGGAAATCTGTCCTCGATTTTCCATCCTCTCGCTACGATTCCCTAAGTCCGACAGACTCCTAGGGGCGGGCAAAACTATCAAAAATGATCGGAGCAATTTATGAACCGGAGCAAAGCGCTGTTCAGAACATTATTTCCGTCTTTACTGTTGGGTCTTTCGCTGCTCCAGGGTTGCGCGTCTATGGAGCCGGCAACCGGAAAGCAGGCGACGGCGTCGGCCAGCATATGCAACCAGGCCAACAGCGCCGTAATCGACTATTTCGGCCTCATCGACAGCGCAAAAAAGGAACGACCCGAACTCGTTGAAGCCCTGGCGAAATTCCCCAAGGGTGCCGACCTCCATAACCACCTTTCGGGAACGGTTATGCCGGAAGACTATATTGCACTGGGGAGCGCAGAAGGCGACTGCTTCGGACCGGACACGAGCGTCCCGACCATGTATGCCATCACGACTGCCGCTGCATCCGGTGCATGCAATGCCGGTTTCAAGCCGCTGGCGAAGGCGAGCGCCGATGAGCGGCAAAAGCTGGTGCAGTCCCTGTCCATGTACCAGTTCGACTATCAAGGGATCCAGTCCGGACACGATCAGTTCTTTGCGACCTTCGGCAGATTCGGAGCGGTATCCGGCTCATTCAGCAACGAGGGGCCGATGCTTGCGAAACTTCTGCAACAGGCGAATGCGGACAATGTCATCTACGTCGAAACCATGATGTCCTTCCAGCCAGCGGCGGTCAGCCGCCTTGCCGACCTGCTGAGACAGAGATATCCCGACGCCTCGTATTACACGGAAAGCAGCAATTATCCCGCGCTGTTCGACTATTTGCTGAGTGCCGGATTGAAAAACGCCGTGATCGCGGCGCAGAAGGATATCGCCGCATACGTGAGCAGTACGAATGCCGTACTCAGGTGCGGCGCTGCCGACCAGGACCCTGCCTGCGATGTTTCCTACGACTTTCAAGCTGCCGTGAACCGGAATGCTTCAATGAAAGACGGGAGCGCCGACCTGCCGAAAATTTTCACGCAGACAGCCATCTCCTGTCTGCTCGCCGATGCTGAAAAACGGGTGGTGGGAGTGAACCTGCTGAGCGGCGAAGACCAGCCCGTCTCCATGCAAAGCTTCAGCACGCAGATGCAGTTTTTCAGCTATTTCCATGGCAGGTTTCCGAAGGTGAACATTGCTCTCCATGGGGGCGAAATCACGCCGTGTTTCGTTGGTGACGGTAATCCGGCGCTGAAGGACCATCTCACCGGTTCCATACGTGCGGGCGCGAAGCGGTTGGGTCATGCAGTTTCCTTCAGCTATTTGAACGATGTCGACAAGGCCGAAGTCGCCGCAGTGATGAAGAGCAATAACACCCTTGTGGAAATTCCGTTCACCAGCAATGCGCAGATACTGGGGGTCGCCGGCGAGGAACATCCGTTTCCGCAGTATTTTCGCAAGTATGGCATTCCCGCCGCTTTTTCGACGGACGACGAGGGGGTTTCCCATGCCGACTACACGAGCGAATGGATCTACGCTGTCATGAAATACGGAATAACCTTCTCTGAAGCGGTACGGCTGGCGCGTTTCAGCATCCAGTACAGCTTCCTGCCCGGCGACCCGCTCTGGACGGACGTGGCGTCGGCAAAAATAGTCAGCCAGTGTGCTGGCCAGGCTCCGGGGAGCTCCGATCCCGCCGAACCATGCAGGGCCTTCCTTGCGGGCAGCGCGAAAGCCAGGACCCAATGGAGCTACGAAGCGAAGCTTTCCCGTTTTGACAACGAATACGGACCAAAGCTGAGGAAGTATCTCGGGAATTGAGACACGGGCGAATTCAGGGTCAAAGTGCACCACTACGTGCTTGCGTGGCTGACGAGATGTTGTTGATTTGGGTTCAATCGTATTTAAACTGAAAGTCCAGAAAACATAAATTTAACCCTCTTTCAGCGTTGTCCGTTAGGTCTTTGCATTAAGTTTTTTAGCCCCATTAGGGGTGTTCGCATGTAGCCGGGGGATTCATCCCCCGGAACAGATCCCAGAATATCCCCACGTCACGTACGTGACGTGATGAAATTTGCCGCAATGACCGGGGAATGAATTCCCCGGCTACCAGCATTCTGTCCCTACGGGACGTAAGCAAAAACCGGACACTGCTGACCATCTTTCCTTTTTCCCCAGGCAGTCATTCTGCCCCTGTGCCGACTTGCGCCCATCACCGAAAAATACTTGCAAAAAGCAAATAATTTTGTATAGTGTCTGTATGGAGGATTGAGATGGATTCCGTACGAGAGCAATTGCAAATATTTGTGCGCCGGTTCGGGCTCCTGAACGCCACCTGTTGCGAGGCCTGCTGCGGCGAGGATGTATCGCTTGTGCAGAGCCACATCCTCTTCGAGATACGGCGCATGGGGGAACCGTCGATGCAGCAGGTGGCGGAGGAGCTGGGGATTGACGTCACCACCTTCAGCCGCCAGGTCAAGGCCATGGAAGGGGACGGGCTGGTGACGCGCCGCCCGTCGGAGAGGGATCGCCGGGTGAGCCTGCTTGGGCTGACCGACGAGGGACGGCGAGTGCTGGTCCGGATCGATCGCTACATGGCGGAGAAGATCGGCCAGATCTTTTCGGTGATGACCCCTTTCGAACGGGAGGTTACAACCCGTTCGCTGGCTCTCTTCAACGAGGCGCTGGCCAAGGTCGGTGAGGCTGCTTCCGATGGAAAAAACATTGCATGCTGCAACTAATATTGGGGCGGGTGAGATGATGAAAGTTCAGAAAACGGGGAAGGTCGAGTGGTCGAATGTAAAGCTGGCGACGCCTGCCGGCTGCGGTCCCGCTGCCGGTAACGGGCTGGAGAAGCCCCCCTGCTGAGGCCCCCGCATCTCCGCCGGCGGCGGAGCGATTGATGAAACGGTTCCCGGCTTCCTGGGGTGGTTGACGACCGATGCGGGGCGGTTCCCGCAGGTGGCGTCGGAGCTTGCCTGGACAGACCGGCTCGGCGGATGGAAGGCGCGTTGGGGGATCGGCCGCATGAGCTACCTGATTCCCGCCGGTCTCTACGCCGTAGGCCAGCCGACCCCGGCCGATCCCGTTGTGGTGACGGCCAATTACAAGATGAGCTACGATCTGGTGCGGCGCTCACTGGCCGGCCGCAACGTCTGGCTGCTGGTGCTGGAGACTTTCGGCATTAACGTCTGGTGTGCGGCGGGGAAGGGAACCTTCGGCACGGACGAGCTGGTACGGCGCATCGGCGCGACCGGACTGGCGCAGGTGGTAACCCATCGGCGCCTGCTCCTGCCGATTCTGGGTGCGCCCGGCGTGGCTGCCCACGAGGTGGCCGGGCTGACCGGTTTTACGGTCAGATACGCGACGATCCGGGCCGACGACCTGCCGGCCTATCTGGACAACGGCATGGTGACGACTCCGGCGATGCGGGAACTGACCTTTACCTTTCGGGAGCGGCTCGTGCTTATCCCGGTGGAACTGGTGCTGGCACTGAAGCCGACGGCCGCTGTCTGTGCGGTAATCTTCCTGTTGGCAGCCCTGCTCGGGGGTGTTCCTGCCGGGCTCTGGACCCTTTTGGCCTATGCCGGCGCGGTCTTTACCGGCATAGCGGTTGCGCCGCTTCTCCTTCCATGGCTTCCGGTGCGAAGCTTTGCCGTCAAGGGCGCGCTGGCAGGTCTTGCCTGGAGCACGGGCTACTATCTGCTCGCTGGCGGCGGCAGCTGGAGTGTGCCGGTGGCGATTGCAGCATTTCTGACCCTGCCGGCGGTGAGCGCCTTCTACACCCTCAATTTCACGGGGTGCACCACGTTTACCTCCCGTTCCGGCGTGAAGAAGGAAATGCGGCTCGCCCTGCCGGTCATGGGGGGCGCCCTTGCCGTCAGTGCACTGTTGCTGGTGGCGGGGTTGTTTCTGTAGCGGAACGGGGAGGCATAATGAAAGACTTCAGATATTTGCGAAACGTGGCGACGCTGGAACTGCGTGAGTCCGCCTGCATCGGCTGCGGCAGGTGCGTGGAGGTCTGCCCGCACAAGGTATTCTCCCTTGCGGAAAAGCGGTCCCGCATCGTCGACTTCGATGGCTGCATGGAGTGCGGCGCCTGCGCGAAGAACTGTCCGACCGCTGCCATAAAGGTAGATGCCGGGGTCGGCTGCGCCTCGGGGCTGATCACTGAATGGCTCCGGGAGCGGAACATCCGCGGGGTCGGCGGCGGGTGTTGTTCTTAGCCGACAGGGCCTTCAGGAGGGCTCGACGCGCATGCGCGGCGCCGGAAACTTTCTGCCGACGATGGCCTTGTGCCGGGCGCGCAACTCCTCCATTCCCCCTTCCAGAAAAGAGAGTGTTCTCTTGTCTTCCAGTTCGTTCAGATAGGCATCAGCCAGCGTTGCCATGAGGGCGTTGTACTTTTGGGTTGAACTGCCGTGGGCGTAGTTTCTGCCGGGGAAGCGGCGGATGTCGCCGTTGAATTCCGGTGCGACGTGATAGAGTTCGTGGAGGACGGTTATCAGTTTTTCTTTTAGTGGAAGATTGAGAAAGCGGGGGACGAGGAAATAGATGATGTAGAGGATCTCGGTGTCGCGGTGGGTGACGGGGGGCATGGAACAGATGAAGGTGCGGCGGCCGCGGCGGGCTGTCGTGGTCCGGCTGCCGTCTTTGAAGCGGAGCGGGTGGATCTTGGCGTAAGTGCCGTGAATGCCGCCGTTGCGGGTGTTTGAGATGCAGACGAGGAGCTGTTGCGGGTCGATGTGGCCGAACTCCGGCATCCGCCGGACGATGTCGGCAATGAGCCGCTCCAGCTCCCCTGTCAGGTTGAGGGTAGTCATTGTTCTAGAGGACGAAGGAACGGGGTTCGAGGTTCGAGAAAACCCGCATCCTTGCCCCTTTAACCTTGCGCCTGGAGTTTATGGCAGAACAGGCAGCGCATCGGGCCGTCTTTCGGCTTGACCGGATGTTTCGGCGGGAAGGGGATCCCCCCCTGCTCATTGTGGCAGGCGGGACAGCCTTTGTCCGCCTCCATCTTGCTGCCGGTCTGTTTTACGATTTCGTAAAAAGGTTTATGCTTGTCGTCGAGGGGGACCCGTTTGGTCTTTTCTTTGCCGGAAATGGCAATAAAAATAACCAGTACCACACCGATTATGGCGATAAATATCCAGTCGTTTTTGCTGATTTTCATCTATTCCCTCCTGTTTAATCGTGAGAAGTGAGAAGTAAGTAGTAAGAAGTAAGTCGTGAGTCGTAGAGGCTTTTACCGATTCCCAGTCCCCAGTCCCCAGTACACTGTAACATCTGAATCTAACCCCCCTCAGTCCCCCCTTACCTAAGGGGGGAAGCCTTGAAGTCTCCCCTTAGATAAGGGGAGATTTAGAGGGGTTATCCGCAAAAATAAGTGTTACATGGTACTAGTTCCCAGTTCCCAGTTCCTATCCCAAAAAAGCGCAGCCGATGGCGCCGTTATGCTGCGGATGCTCCGGTACGGTCACTGTCATCCCGGTTTCCATTTCCAGAAGCCGGACCAGTGCCTTATTCAAAGCCACACCGCCGGTCAGCACCAGCTTTTCGCCCGGGAAGCGCTTAAGCATCGGCATCACGCGCTTGACCAGGGTCTGGTTGACTCCGGCGCAGAGCCGTCCGACGGGATAGCCGCGCAGGATCTGGCCGATCAGCTCCGACTCGCCGAAAATGCCGCAGGTGGCATCGAGGGTTACCGGCTCCTCCCAGTGGGAGGATAGCTCGTCAAGGCTCACCTCAAGAATCGACGCCAT
This genomic window contains:
- a CDS encoding 4Fe-4S dicluster domain-containing protein, producing the protein MDKDILITMQEDLERALQRPALERRWAMLLDLRKCVGCHACTIGCVSENKLPPKLYYRPVFEYEQGKYPKPTRTYLPRPCMQCDKPPCVTACPVKGPDGATWKETKGIGTGIVPVNYARCIGCGKCVPACPYQARTMDDGGFHTAGTPELQKYETLPSFEYGKKWPRSGKNQPIGNARKCHFCIHRLANGMLPMCITTCIGRAGYFGDESDSKSLIAQVKKANKIQILKAGKGTAPRVYYVANETLEVLYGK
- a CDS encoding substrate-binding domain-containing protein, which translates into the protein MGMKRGVSGKKTVLLAAVLALGVIHAAQAETVKLHGSTTVQKRIMEPGKDALKKATSIDLVLVGNGTGNGLEDLVNGKCDASMASEELADAVASMKDASGKEAAAGLTPHIITTDVIKVIVHPSNTVAKLSKEQLKGLHNGSIANWKDAGGTDQPVIVITSHLGSATRKVFQKEVMDGTKYVDGAIEVETTRKEIDNVSHFPEAIGAVSMGFINLPGNREKIKIVETPQISRPLMLITKGEASPSVKKVVDFFKGEGKKYIKD
- a CDS encoding methyl-accepting chemotaxis protein — encoded protein: MTIKAKLYANMLITITGILVIGGFSLAGMKFVQSKLSVLTEQSTPYQLKTIDLQRALQEHTSSLIKLATATSMADYNATKNDAEKTLAEIKTVSNDLAGFKSSNGEDRSNSSAQELEVITVELFKTTQERLLAEEAGKAADALMKKKLLDISRKLRDMDNTMKSVQKNSMHQLSKSNDSVKTITQKVKNVQGATNSLNDVKVAVLEVSAADSKTALAVAKSHFTVASRLVTQSVLVKNDKGGGIGKELTEGIGEVTKRVASSQGLLDLKGAILVTPDDETKKKFNQTLAFVNQKLAQLSVLMGDAVEKSTEDFSSENTKFDSSLTGASSAGDIMASTSDLIALGSDVSRLINDLFSAGTIQELEAIKADLVHKFDNANAIQKKVASVSGARRNSGQTVRLAGVSGSLTEIKGLLLAKDGVAEKLARVLKVKTQAQSLNTKLKDLVAKQREEGKRGVTSAQAEQEKAVKSVNRVFKTNITSVSVIALIVLVLGIVFSTGLAKSITAPIRELTSISEKFGNGDFSSSLDEKRKDEFGTLAVHFNQATAKLKEITSQIREAIGNLAYSSSSLTATAEELSAGARQQATQTDQSASAMIEMSQTIQDVARNAHETAAETKNSLTLASDGQKIVGETVRGMEEIAASVKETADTVKLLGENSTRIGSVVDVINEIADQTNLLALNAAIEAARAGEAGRGFAVVADEVRKLAEKTGESTREIAEMVAQIQASTQKSVRAMEKGTAKVEEGMLRATEANLALESIVGASDKGVAMVQTIATAAEEQSAVAAEVSTSMEHIATITRSAEMSTGEITRAAEELNRLAGDLNRMAGWFKM
- a CDS encoding molybdopterin-dependent oxidoreductase; the encoded protein is MDERDDIELLENKGISRRDFLKNSALIGCGALVASQLDFAHGLIARVEAGELTQMEALEMLREESTLYTVCLNCNTGCGIKVKVLDGVAVKVDGNPYNPFTLHPHLPMTEELSRAAKVDGAICPKGQSAHQGAYDPYRIRKVLKRAGKRGDGKWVSVPFDQAVSEIVNGGALFAHVPGEEKRLVTGLKDIYAMKDPMVFESMGADVALIRKKKMTVAQFKARHAANLHLLIDPDHPDFGPRNNQFVYFWGRIKGGRSDFAKRFTDGFGTVNTHGHTTVCQGSLYFACKAMSEQYVGDTFKDGQKFYWQADQENAEYILFVGANLFDGNYGPPNRTPRMTQRLVEGKLRITVIDPRFTKLAAKAHRWVPIRPGTDAAFAMGMTRWILENKRYDAVYLANANKAGAAKDGESTWSNATWLVKIDKDGNPGAFLRASEIGLKAKEVRTGRDGKEFPFEYLVAIRDGEPTAFDPNDERLRVRGELFVSTELKGKEGPIRVKSALQIMLETAREKTIAEYAKICGVEPGVIEAVAREFTSYGKRACVDVHRGPAQHTNGFYAISSLMNLNLLVGNFDWKGGMIAASTFNTDGSRNERQPFNFKKLTPKSGKPFGLSIIRHDALYEESTVFAGYPAKRNWWPLSSDVYEEILPSIADAYPYPIKVLFSYMGSPSYSLPAGQTNIAALTNLERVPLYFASDITVGTTTMYADYVFPDLHFLERWEFQGSHPNMPVKVQPVRHPVIASPNEVVRVFGEEQPISFETLWLALAEKLGIPGFGKDCFAAGQHFTRPDDFYFRMVANLAYDGREPVPDAGWNEVELFMRGHRHLPKNVIDMARNENLGLANLSKAIHILNRGGRFDTQEASYKGEYAANRYGRLINLYQEKTSKVKDAFTGRHFHGMARYEPVADTLGNEPTLLSKGYDLHLITQRDVRMTKSRTVTNQYLTELMPGNGIIVNTRDARRLGLKNGQMVKVVSASNPAGEWDLGNGVKKPMIGKVQITETIRPGVVTFTLGHGNWATGAADVTIDGTLIKGDPRRGGGVHANAAMWIDPHLKNTCMIDKVGGSVSFYDTMVRLVKV